From the genome of Sander lucioperca isolate FBNREF2018 chromosome 1, SLUC_FBN_1.2, whole genome shotgun sequence, one region includes:
- the LOC116048922 gene encoding T-box-containing protein TBX6L-like, whose product MPQSPPAADSYQQGCIRMTLENADLWKSFHSIGTEMIITKHGRRMFPHCSISLSGLQPFANYVIMMDMVPADSFKYKWKKEQWEVAGKSEPQPPCRTYMHPDSPAPGCHWMKQSLSFLKMKLTNNTLDQHGHIILHSMHRYYPRFHITQTDSPYTVRWGPFQTFSFPETTFTAVTAYQNPKITKLKIDHNPFAKGFREGGTHSHSKRCRSNRSPPAKRAALDKKSHPDLQRMLSPSQSAEAGKDHASTQQPLKGGNLSAVEQDPSESLHAEPLELHEYDYSCEEQMVPASVPYQPYRSLEYARYPLPSNDVDAAHNLVHPPPHPLATAEHNPQQHGYYHHPHHHSHAADWSQYPLFSYSCW is encoded by the exons ATGCCCCAGTCCCCTCCAGCAGCTGACTCATACCAGCAGGGCTGCATCAGGATGACCCTAGAGAATGCTGATCTCTGGAAGTCCTTTCACAGCATTGGAACAGAGATGATTATAACAAAGCATGGAAG GAGAATGTTTCCACACTGCAGCATCAGTCTATCCGGGCTCCAACCTTTTGCCAATTACGTCATCATGATGGATATGGTGCCTGCAGACAGCTTCAAATACAAG TGGAAAAAGGAGCAGTGGGAGGTGGCGGGTAAGTCAGAGCCTCAGCCGCCTTGTCGGACATACATGCACCCAGACTCCCCGGCCCCAGGATGTCACTGGATGAAGCAGTCATTGTCTTTTCTCAAGATGAAGCTCACCAACAACACCTTGGACCAGCACGGCCAT ATCATCCTGCACTCCATGCATCGCTACTACCCCAGGTTTCACATCACCCAGACAGACAGTCCTTACACTGTCCGCTGGGGCCCATTTCAGACCTTCTCCTTCCCAGAGACGACATTCACTGCAGTGACCGCTTACCAAAACCCAAAG aTCACCAAATTAAAGATTGACCACAACCCCTTTGCTAAGGGATTCAGGGAGGGAGGCACCCATTCCCACAGCAAAAg GTGTCGTTCAAATAGAAGCCCTCCTGCAAAAAGAGCTGCACTGGACAAAAAATCTCATCCAG ACCTGCAGAGGATGCTCTCCCCCTCTCAGTCAGCGGAAGCAGGGAAGGATCATGCTTCCACACAGCAGCCATTGAAGGGGGGTAACCTCTCAGCCGTGGAGCAGGACCCATCTGAGAGTCTACACGCTGAGCCCTTGGAGCTGCACGAGTATGACTACAGCTGTGAAGAACAGATGGTGCCTGCATCCGTGCCATACCAGCCCTACAG ATCTCTAGAGTACGCCAGATATCCACTGCCTTCTAATGACGTCGATGCAGCGCACAACCTCGTCCACCCTCCACCTCATCCACTCGCCACAGCTGAACATAACCCCCAACAACATGGCTACTACCACCATCCTCACCACCACAGCCATGCCGCGGATTGGAGCCAGTACCCACTCTTCTCCTACTCCTGTTGGTGA